The Deinococcus misasensis DSM 22328 genome includes a region encoding these proteins:
- a CDS encoding rhomboid family intramembrane serine protease — protein MDGMTFEGWGWLLVSGVMTYLGFSMLARYSEASTRFGVAAILGFVAYWQPQLWWLGVLGLLQALILLFIHWRVIYGHPHLLRWMQVGIFTPELRNHFAKLWLEWRGLRNLSLPEHPLRGDVQYLLQEPSMQALRETLKGKAPLDALTDLFSASPEQTFAASKRLKLNSGYWIGRAMFLQGQQNQDNGYLQMGAQRMISSLNVREDLFAWKLLDAEALLSPYGLHIREAYVSRVQSTPATYTLLALLMLFFLWELEVGATNSTQILFELGGNLRAHTLETGEYWRLVTSVFLHASWLHIGLNGFYLYQIGREVERKIGPNALMFAFVVSGVVGSLASSLLGQGDAVSIGASGALFGLVALEYTVTRGNFAQRLRKFQANLGSLLAMLMIGFLIPNVDNWAHLGGLVTGLLLGFSYNRPSRTDQIIMAVIASGVMLWGVISLLVYRSNLV, from the coding sequence ATGGACGGCATGACGTTTGAAGGCTGGGGATGGTTGCTGGTCTCTGGCGTCATGACGTATCTGGGGTTTTCCATGCTGGCCCGGTATTCCGAAGCCAGCACCCGTTTCGGGGTGGCAGCCATTCTGGGCTTTGTGGCGTACTGGCAACCCCAACTCTGGTGGCTGGGTGTTCTGGGACTGTTGCAAGCCCTGATTTTGCTGTTCATCCACTGGCGGGTGATTTACGGTCATCCCCATTTGCTGCGCTGGATGCAGGTCGGGATCTTCACACCAGAGTTGCGAAACCACTTTGCGAAATTGTGGCTTGAGTGGCGTGGGCTGCGCAACCTGTCCCTTCCTGAACACCCTTTGCGGGGTGATGTGCAATACCTCTTGCAAGAACCCAGCATGCAGGCCCTGAGGGAAACCCTCAAAGGCAAAGCCCCTCTGGACGCCCTGACGGATTTGTTCTCTGCCAGTCCAGAGCAAACTTTCGCAGCCTCCAAACGTCTGAAATTGAACTCTGGATACTGGATTGGCCGGGCGATGTTCTTGCAGGGGCAGCAAAATCAGGACAACGGCTACCTGCAAATGGGGGCGCAACGCATGATTTCCAGCCTCAATGTCCGTGAGGACCTTTTTGCATGGAAACTGCTGGATGCAGAGGCCCTGCTGTCTCCCTATGGCCTTCACATCCGTGAGGCGTATGTTTCTCGGGTTCAGAGCACCCCGGCCACTTACACCCTGCTTGCCCTGCTCATGCTTTTCTTTTTGTGGGAATTGGAAGTGGGTGCCACCAACAGCACCCAAATCCTCTTTGAACTGGGAGGCAACCTGCGTGCACACACTTTGGAAACCGGCGAATACTGGCGTCTGGTGACCAGTGTGTTTTTGCACGCTTCATGGCTTCACATCGGCCTCAACGGTTTTTACCTGTATCAGATTGGCAGAGAGGTGGAGCGCAAGATCGGTCCCAATGCCCTGATGTTTGCCTTTGTGGTTTCCGGGGTGGTGGGCAGTCTGGCCAGTTCTCTGCTCGGACAGGGGGATGCTGTTTCCATCGGGGCCAGTGGTGCCCTGTTCGGTCTGGTGGCTCTGGAATACACCGTCACCAGAGGCAACTTTGCCCAGCGTTTGCGCAAGTTTCAGGCGAATCTGGGTTCTTTGCTGGCCATGCTGATGATCGGCTTCCTGATCCCCAACGTGGACAACTGGGCGCACCTCGGGGGTCTGGTGACAGGGTTGCTGTTGGGCTTCAGTTACAACCGTCCAAGCCGCACCGACCAGATTATCATGGCGGTGATCGCCAGTGGGGTGATGCTCTGGGGCGTGATCAGCTTGCTGGTGTACCGGTCCAATCTGGTCTAA
- a CDS encoding YebC/PmpR family DNA-binding transcriptional regulator codes for MAGHSKWSQIKRKKGANDKKRSATISKHIRAITNAVRSGGSGDPAGNLALKNAIAAAKTDTVPVDNIDNAIKRAVGNSEGATEYKEIVYEGYGQGGTAILIETLTDNVNRTVGEVRSVFNKKGGNMGNSGSVAWQFDKKGIIQVGQNSPEAQETAIELGAEDLEENEDGTLTIYTSRADLFTVSEGLSNAGFEVTEASLQNIPQNTVALSADDANKLMVLIEALEDLDDVQTVTSNADFSSLEE; via the coding sequence ATGGCAGGTCACAGTAAATGGTCCCAGATCAAGCGCAAAAAGGGTGCCAACGACAAAAAACGCAGCGCCACCATCAGCAAACACATCCGTGCCATCACCAATGCCGTGCGCAGTGGAGGCAGTGGAGATCCCGCAGGCAACCTGGCCCTCAAGAACGCAATTGCTGCCGCCAAAACCGATACGGTGCCGGTGGACAACATTGACAATGCCATCAAAAGGGCCGTGGGAAACAGCGAAGGGGCCACCGAATACAAAGAAATCGTGTATGAGGGGTATGGGCAGGGCGGAACCGCCATCCTGATTGAAACACTGACCGACAACGTCAACCGCACGGTGGGCGAGGTGCGTTCCGTGTTCAACAAAAAGGGAGGCAACATGGGCAACAGTGGCTCGGTTGCCTGGCAGTTCGACAAAAAAGGCATCATTCAGGTGGGTCAGAATTCACCTGAAGCCCAGGAAACCGCCATCGAACTTGGTGCAGAAGACCTTGAAGAAAACGAAGATGGCACCCTGACCATTTACACCTCCAGAGCCGACCTGTTCACCGTCTCTGAGGGCCTTTCCAATGCAGGTTTCGAAGTGACCGAAGCCAGCCTGCAAAACATTCCCCAGAACACTGTGGCCCTGAGCGCAGATGACGCCAACAAACTGATGGTTCTGATTGAAGCCCTCGAAGACCTGGATGATGTGCAGACCGTCACCTCGAATGCAGATTTCAGCTCTCTGGAAGAATAA
- a CDS encoding PSP1 domain-containing protein, whose product MFTQAVRFDNGPKLHPMSTETLYPVNTHVIVQSRRGLEVALVRTEHQETPRRDHGGIILREATPEDLSAREENHKRAEDVKWYLRAKVRTRKLPVKIVSVEFTLDQSLLTMAYSAEERVELSGLIADLRHLTPAKVNFFAVGPREQAATLGALGMCGRESCSSTHLQEFAPVSIRMARDQQLPLNPEKLSGPCGRLLCCLQYEHEMYQELLSELPRKNAKLCHTESGACGKVVKLSPLRGTLELLTEDGTMIEGKPEEFSKL is encoded by the coding sequence ATGTTCACCCAAGCTGTTCGCTTTGACAATGGTCCCAAACTCCATCCGATGTCCACCGAGACCCTGTATCCGGTGAACACCCATGTGATTGTCCAGTCCCGACGGGGGCTGGAAGTGGCTCTGGTGCGCACAGAGCATCAGGAAACCCCCCGGCGTGACCATGGGGGCATCATTTTGCGTGAAGCCACCCCCGAGGACCTCTCAGCCCGCGAAGAAAACCACAAGCGTGCTGAAGATGTGAAATGGTATTTGCGTGCCAAGGTGCGGACCCGCAAACTGCCTGTCAAAATTGTTTCCGTTGAATTCACCCTCGACCAGTCCCTGCTGACCATGGCCTACAGTGCAGAAGAGCGGGTGGAACTGTCGGGTCTGATTGCAGATTTGCGCCACCTCACCCCTGCAAAGGTGAACTTTTTTGCTGTGGGACCCAGAGAACAAGCCGCCACCCTTGGCGCTCTGGGCATGTGTGGTCGGGAGTCCTGCTCCAGCACCCACCTGCAAGAGTTCGCTCCGGTCAGCATCCGCATGGCCCGCGACCAGCAACTTCCGCTGAATCCAGAGAAGCTCTCTGGTCCCTGTGGGCGCTTGTTGTGCTGCTTGCAGTACGAGCACGAGATGTATCAGGAGTTGCTGTCAGAACTGCCCAGAAAGAATGCCAAACTGTGCCACACCGAATCGGGAGCCTGTGGCAAGGTGGTCAAGCTGAGTCCCCTCAGGGGCACCCTCGAACTGCTGACCGAGGACGGCACCATGATTGAAGGCAAACCCGAGGAGTTCAGCAAACTGTGA